Proteins from one Alysiella filiformis genomic window:
- a CDS encoding FKBP-type peptidyl-prolyl cis-trans isomerase codes for MKPIQLSLIALATAVALSACNQNVGTPTAASGATAAQAASGAALPKGLESNVQQMSYIFGENMGRELALMKKEGGVDVDIKAFTRAVEDQLTDKPSALSPEQKQKAVEEFQKILEANAKKKSEEMKAQMEANQAKAAETLKAGEKFLAENKTKDGIKTTASGLQYKVNKEGTGETATMGDGVLVEYTGKLIDGTEFDSTAQHGGQPFAVPLTGNSVIKGWTEGLQLMKEGGEYTLYIPTHLAYGPQNSPKIPANSVLIFDMKIVKIEKGAAKGNAPAPKK; via the coding sequence ATGAAACCGATTCAATTAAGCCTTATCGCGTTGGCAACGGCTGTGGCATTGAGCGCGTGCAACCAAAATGTGGGTACGCCCACCGCCGCTTCTGGCGCAACCGCCGCCCAAGCCGCGTCAGGTGCTGCCTTGCCCAAAGGTTTGGAAAGCAATGTGCAACAAATGAGCTATATTTTTGGCGAAAACATGGGTCGCGAATTGGCGCTGATGAAAAAAGAGGGTGGCGTAGATGTGGACATCAAAGCCTTTACCCGCGCGGTTGAAGACCAATTAACCGACAAACCTTCCGCCTTGTCGCCCGAACAAAAACAAAAAGCGGTGGAAGAATTTCAAAAGATTTTAGAAGCCAACGCGAAGAAAAAATCGGAAGAAATGAAAGCCCAAATGGAAGCGAATCAAGCCAAAGCCGCCGAAACGCTGAAAGCAGGCGAAAAATTCTTGGCTGAAAACAAAACCAAAGACGGCATCAAAACCACCGCCTCAGGCTTGCAATACAAAGTGAACAAAGAAGGCACGGGCGAAACCGCCACCATGGGCGATGGCGTTTTGGTAGAATACACGGGCAAATTGATTGACGGCACCGAATTTGACAGCACCGCTCAACACGGTGGTCAGCCCTTTGCCGTGCCTTTAACGGGCAACAGCGTGATTAAAGGCTGGACAGAAGGCTTGCAACTGATGAAAGAAGGTGGCGAATACACGCTCTACATTCCCACGCATTTGGCTTATGGTCCGCAAAACAGCCCCAAAATCCCTGCCAATTCGGTTTTGATTTTTGATATGAAAATCGTGAAAATTGAAAAAGGTGCTGCCAAAGGTAATGCGCCTGCACCGAAAAAATAA
- the prmB gene encoding 50S ribosomal protein L3 N(5)-glutamine methyltransferase, with translation MFTETLDETFDEAQRSLKTVRDVIRFATSQFNHHQLHFGHGSDNAYDEAVYLILHTLKLPADALDHFFDATVLPSEKEHVLHLIQRRVQERIPVAYLSNHAKQGDFDFYVDERVIVPRSFIYELLGEPLRPWIEHDELIHTALDLCTGSATLAIQMAHHYPDAQIDAVDISLDALEVASVNVEDYGLEERISLIHTDLFEGLDDKTYDLIVSNPPYVDAESVANLPPEYLHEPELALGSGEDGLEATREILLRAAKHLNPKGVLLVEIGHNREVLERAYPELPFVWLETSGGDGFVFLLTREQLLGIA, from the coding sequence ATGTTTACCGAAACCCTAGACGAAACTTTTGACGAAGCGCAACGCAGCCTGAAAACCGTACGCGATGTGATTCGCTTTGCCACAAGCCAATTCAATCACCACCAGTTGCACTTTGGGCATGGCAGCGACAACGCCTACGATGAAGCCGTGTATTTGATTTTGCACACGCTCAAATTGCCAGCCGATGCGCTTGACCATTTTTTTGATGCCACCGTGTTGCCCAGCGAAAAAGAGCATGTGCTGCATTTAATCCAACGCCGCGTGCAAGAGCGCATTCCCGTTGCCTATTTAAGCAACCACGCCAAACAAGGCGACTTTGATTTTTATGTGGACGAGCGTGTGATTGTGCCACGCTCCTTCATCTACGAACTGTTGGGCGAACCCTTGCGCCCATGGATTGAACACGATGAATTGATACACACCGCTTTGGATTTGTGTACAGGCAGCGCAACTTTGGCGATTCAAATGGCGCACCACTATCCCGATGCCCAAATTGACGCGGTGGACATCAGCCTAGACGCACTGGAAGTTGCCAGCGTCAATGTGGAAGACTACGGCTTGGAAGAGCGCATTAGCCTGATTCACACCGACCTATTTGAAGGCTTGGACGACAAAACCTACGACCTCATCGTTTCCAATCCACCCTATGTGGACGCAGAAAGTGTCGCAAACCTGCCGCCCGAATACTTGCACGAACCCGAACTCGCACTCGGTAGCGGCGAAGACGGCTTGGAGGCAACACGCGAAATTTTGCTGCGTGCCGCCAAACACCTTAATCCCAAAGGCGTATTGCTGGTGGAAATCGGACACAACCGCGAAGTGCTGGAACGCGCCTACCCCGAATTGCCCTTTGTGTGGCTGGAAACAAGTGGCGGAGACGGTTTCGTGTTCCTGCTCACGCGCGAGCAATTATTGGGCATTGCCTAA
- a CDS encoding multifunctional CCA addition/repair protein: MQIYLVGGAVRDQLLGLPIKDRDWVVVGADPETMQQQGFQAVGKDFPVFLHPQSHEEYALARTERKTGKGYTAFAVHADKNVTLEQDLMRRDLTINAMAQDEHGNIIDPFGGQTDLQNKILRHVSPAFAEDPVRILRIARFAARYGFEVASETMQLMRQMVQAGEADALVAERVWQEFAKGLMERNPRRMIEILRECGALRVLLPEVDALFGVPQRADYHPEICSGEHTLLVLQCAADLGLSLPERYAALLHDLGKALTPADILPQHIGHDWRGIEPVRQVNARWRVPKHCAELAELVCEYHIMFHQVLQIKKPSKILKLLKNVDALRRPERFQAALNVCVADMQGRLGRENAAYPQRDYLLAMLAAAQSVQTSAIAKQFADKPKVIAEQIDLARTQAIAQAMKNRSADI, translated from the coding sequence ATGCAAATTTATCTGGTAGGCGGAGCCGTCCGCGACCAACTGCTTGGCTTGCCCATCAAAGACCGCGATTGGGTGGTGGTGGGCGCAGACCCCGAAACCATGCAACAACAAGGCTTTCAAGCCGTGGGCAAAGATTTTCCCGTGTTTTTGCACCCACAAAGCCACGAAGAATACGCCCTAGCCCGCACCGAACGCAAAACAGGCAAAGGCTACACCGCCTTTGCCGTTCATGCCGACAAAAACGTTACGCTGGAACAAGACCTGATGCGCCGCGACTTGACCATCAACGCCATGGCACAAGACGAACACGGTAACATCATTGACCCTTTTGGCGGACAAACCGATTTGCAAAACAAAATCTTGCGCCACGTTTCCCCCGCCTTTGCCGAAGACCCCGTGCGGATTTTGCGTATCGCCCGATTTGCCGCGCGATACGGCTTTGAGGTGGCAAGCGAAACCATGCAGCTCATGCGCCAAATGGTTCAGGCAGGCGAGGCAGACGCGCTGGTTGCCGAGCGCGTGTGGCAAGAATTTGCCAAAGGTTTGATGGAACGCAATCCACGCCGCATGATTGAAATTTTGCGAGAATGCGGCGCATTGCGCGTCTTGTTGCCCGAAGTGGACGCGCTGTTTGGCGTACCCCAACGTGCTGATTATCACCCCGAAATTTGTTCAGGCGAACACACCTTGCTGGTGTTGCAATGCGCTGCCGATTTGGGTTTGAGCCTGCCTGAACGCTATGCCGCGCTGTTGCACGATTTGGGCAAAGCCCTTACGCCAGCCGATATTTTGCCGCAACACATCGGACACGATTGGCGTGGCATTGAACCCGTACGCCAAGTCAATGCCCGTTGGCGCGTACCCAAACATTGCGCGGAATTGGCAGAATTGGTGTGCGAATACCACATCATGTTTCATCAGGTTTTGCAAATCAAAAAGCCCAGCAAAATCCTGAAATTGCTCAAAAACGTGGACGCATTGCGCCGCCCAGAACGCTTTCAAGCAGCCTTAAACGTGTGTGTGGCAGACATGCAAGGGCGTTTGGGACGCGAAAATGCAGCCTATCCGCAACGCGATTATTTGTTGGCGATGTTGGCGGCGGCACAGTCGGTGCAAACCTCAGCCATTGCCAAACAATTTGCGGATAAACCCAAAGTCATTGCCGAGCAAATTGATTTGGCGCGTACCCAAGCCATTGCCCAAGCCATGAAAAACCGCAGCGCGGATATTTAG